The Rattus rattus isolate New Zealand chromosome 1, Rrattus_CSIRO_v1, whole genome shotgun sequence genome includes a region encoding these proteins:
- the LOC116898121 gene encoding putative uncharacterized protein encoded by MAPKAPK5-AS1 produces MAPGAVRSGAREAGGRRGAIGGGTRGPGPRGHGRQAPGSARGAICDAGGARVRCRVGATRDASTGARFRDPGPARPLTRTSSAATASVQHSLSTRNQPSRTARRPGSLSAPAGGTRAAPPPRRAGGEEGPPDPASPPLCS; encoded by the exons ATGGCGCCGGGGGCGGTGCGGAGCGGAGCCCGGGAGGCCGGCGGCCGGCGCGGCGCGATTGGGGGCGGTACCCGGGGGCCAGGCCCACGGGGGCACGGGCGACAGGCACCGGGGAGCGCGAGGGGAGCTATCTGCGACGCCGGAGGCGCGAGGGTTCGGTGCCGAGTGGGTGCCACCCGGGATGCGAGCACCGGAGCTCGGTTTCGAG ATCCCGGCCCCGCGCGGCCCCTTACCCGCACCAGCTCAGCGGCCACCGCTTCGGTCCAGCACAGCCTCTCAACCCGGAACCAGCCGAGCCGAACTGCCCGGCGCCCGGGCTCCCTCTCCGCCCCCGCGGGCGGGACCCGAGCCGCTCCGCCCCCGCGGCGGGcggggggagaggaggggcctCCAGACCCCGCCTCGCCGCCACTGTGCTCCTGA